ATGAGCTCGCCGAAGATTCCTGCTGAAGACGTGTAGACGACCTTGCGCGCCCCGGCTTTGCGCGCCGCCTCGAGCACCTGGAGTGTTCCGATGGCATTGATCTGCGAGTCCAGGATCGGGTGGTCGCTCGAGCGCTTGTTGCCGACCGAAGCGGCCATGTGAAAGACCATGTCGGCACCGACAACGGAGCGCTCAACGGCCTCCGGCTCGAGGATCGAGGCCTCGATGAGCTCGATCTCGGGCAGGCTCTCCAGGTTTTGGCGATAGCCGCTCGAGAGATCGTCGATGACTGTCACCTGGCGCCCTTCGGCGACCAGCTCGCGGACCAGGTTCGAGCCGAT
The DNA window shown above is from bacterium and carries:
- a CDS encoding NAD-dependent epimerase/dehydratase family protein, translated to MAKATVTGGAGFIGSNLVRELVAEGRQVTVIDDLSSGYRQNLESLPEIELIEASILEPEAVERSVVGADMVFHMAASVGNKRSSDHPILDSQINAIGTLQVLEAARKAGARKVVYTSSAGIFGEL